Proteins encoded by one window of Dysgonomonadaceae bacterium PH5-43:
- a CDS encoding hypothetical protein (product_source=Hypo-rule applied), with protein ATRHVRHDPRAATAGQNHSILNRVSRCGKQENNAESTIVSSALFVFNKKIMSCSKSRLLV; from the coding sequence GCGACACGTCATGTTAGGCATGACCCCAGAGCAGCAACTGCTGGTCAAAATCACTCAATATTGAATCGGGTGTCCCGTTGCGGAAAACAGGAAAATAATGCTGAGTCTACTATTGTAAGCTCAGCATTATTTGTTTTTAATAAAAAGATTATGTCTTGTTCAAAATCAAGACTATTAGTCTAA
- a CDS encoding hypothetical protein (product_source=COG4859; cog=COG4859; pfam=PF09951), whose product MDEKHKSKDDVPEGRPWEQEVKKYAYVSRRAVKADFIGYCYRDEPETKIDSGWRFLFGDEDEDYLDNPVHQEAVYPEEMLSINPALDLILSAPPGSEFEWDDESQMYVEIIDLD is encoded by the coding sequence ATGGACGAGAAACACAAATCAAAAGATGACGTTCCTGAGGGGCGACCGTGGGAACAAGAAGTAAAAAAGTATGCTTACGTATCACGTAGAGCTGTAAAAGCCGATTTTATAGGCTATTGTTATCGAGACGAACCAGAAACTAAAATAGACAGTGGTTGGCGTTTCCTATTCGGAGATGAAGATGAAGATTATCTTGATAATCCTGTACATCAAGAAGCTGTTTACCCTGAAGAAATGCTCTCTATTAATCCTGCTCTGGATTTAATTCTTTCAGCACCTCCTGGTTCTGAATTTGAATGGGACGACGAATCACAAATGTATGTTGAAATTATAGATTTAGACTAA